A stretch of the bacterium genome encodes the following:
- the arsS gene encoding arsenosugar biosynthesis radical SAM protein ArsS (Some members of this family are selenoproteins.), producing MKSLLAVKHPLADPEQQLRILEEDVSWVRFDHKLAGSDLTSIRAEGIETLQINVGRLCNQTCGHCHVDAGPDRKEIMPREIFLQCLRVLDDTEIKIVDITGGAPELNPDFRWFVQECRTRGLHVIDRCNLTVLLSRRQEDLAEFLAKHEVEIIASLPCYTAEKTDAQRGAGVFEKSIEALRLLNAVGYGKQKELELQLVYNSGGASLPPDQRKLEEKYRWILWNEHGVVFNHLYCITNMPIGRFLDFLLTSGDYDSYMTELVWAFNPAAARKVMCRTQISVDWQGFLYDCDFNQMLGLTVNHGMPKHISQWSRELHRREIVTRNHCYGCTAGAGSSCGGAVAQ from the coding sequence CTGAAGTCGCTGCTGGCCGTCAAGCACCCGCTGGCTGATCCTGAACAGCAACTGCGTATTCTCGAGGAGGATGTCTCGTGGGTGCGGTTCGATCACAAACTCGCGGGATCCGACCTGACCTCGATTCGCGCGGAAGGGATTGAGACGCTGCAAATCAACGTCGGCAGACTTTGCAATCAGACGTGCGGACATTGCCATGTGGACGCAGGACCGGACCGAAAAGAGATTATGCCGCGCGAGATTTTTCTGCAGTGTCTGCGTGTGCTGGACGACACAGAGATCAAGATTGTGGATATCACCGGAGGTGCGCCCGAACTGAATCCCGATTTCCGTTGGTTTGTGCAGGAGTGCCGGACGCGCGGTTTGCACGTAATTGACCGCTGCAACTTGACGGTCCTGCTGTCGCGACGGCAGGAGGATTTGGCAGAGTTTCTGGCGAAACATGAAGTCGAAATCATCGCATCGCTGCCCTGCTATACTGCCGAGAAAACCGATGCGCAGCGCGGCGCAGGCGTATTCGAGAAGTCCATCGAAGCTCTTCGTCTGCTGAATGCGGTGGGCTACGGGAAACAGAAGGAACTTGAGCTGCAGTTGGTATACAATTCCGGCGGAGCCTCGCTTCCGCCGGATCAGCGCAAGCTTGAGGAGAAATACAGGTGGATTCTCTGGAACGAGCACGGCGTGGTGTTCAACCACCTATATTGCATTACGAATATGCCGATCGGACGTTTTCTCGATTTTCTGCTGACGTCAGGTGATTATGATTCATATATGACCGAACTCGTCTGGGCGTTTAATCCCGCCGCGGCGCGCAAGGTCATGTGCCGGACGCAAATTTCCGTGGACTGGCAGGGATTTCTCTACGACTGCGACTTCAATCAGATGCTCGGATTGACGGTCAATCACGGCATGCCGAAGCACATTTCCCAGTGGAGCAGGGAGTTGCATCGGCGCGAAATCGTCACCCGCAACCATTGCTACGGTTGCACGGCGGGTGCGGGTTCGTCGTGCGGTGGAGCGGTCGCGCAATGA
- a CDS encoding glycosyltransferase yields the protein MNIGAQLAHGEILWFLHADSKPPVHGVAQILEVLHNRTELLGGAFRLKFDRSTFGLRTIAMGANLRSRLFHMPWGDQGLFVRKAVFLELGGFPDWPIMEDFAFQSKLARRGRTLLLKDTLVTSARRYEKLGTWRAVATNVHTLWSYYRGKSPEEMQAKFRPKPELGDSADE from the coding sequence TTGAATATCGGTGCGCAACTCGCGCACGGCGAGATTCTATGGTTCCTGCACGCGGACTCTAAGCCTCCTGTGCACGGGGTAGCACAGATACTCGAAGTATTGCACAACCGCACGGAACTTCTGGGGGGTGCGTTTCGTCTTAAGTTTGACCGCTCGACGTTCGGGCTGCGTACGATTGCGATGGGTGCGAATCTGCGGTCCCGCCTGTTTCATATGCCCTGGGGTGACCAGGGTCTTTTTGTGCGCAAGGCAGTCTTTCTCGAACTTGGTGGATTTCCCGACTGGCCCATCATGGAGGATTTCGCGTTTCAAAGCAAGCTCGCGCGACGCGGACGGACGCTACTTTTGAAAGATACTCTGGTTACTTCCGCACGACGTTACGAAAAGCTCGGGACATGGCGTGCCGTAGCCACAAACGTGCATACGCTCTGGTCGTATTATCGCGGCAAGTCTCCCGAGGAGATGCAGGCCAAGTTCAGGCCAAAGCCGGAACTGGGTGACAGTGCTGATGAGTAG
- a CDS encoding TIGR04282 family arsenosugar biosynthesis glycosyltransferase, whose amino-acid sequence MMSGTNSRHASPRGRGELSTDTLVCLARMPEAGKVKTRIASTDGPERALEIYLKLVACCRKLLDNLPEQIDVEVSFAEPFDFVEAQNYFGTRPFFSQQSEGDLGQRMCVAAIRAFQSGARRVVLVGSDCPALTPEHLSQAFRILEEYPIVLGPAADGGYYLLGMTQIVPELFAELPWSTERLLPETLARLKQAGVQHKLLPVLTDIDTIEDWKRFTTNPSEL is encoded by the coding sequence ATGATGAGCGGCACAAACTCCCGCCATGCGTCTCCTCGCGGTCGCGGGGAACTCAGCACGGATACACTGGTTTGTCTGGCGAGGATGCCGGAAGCGGGTAAGGTCAAAACGCGCATCGCGTCCACTGACGGTCCGGAGCGCGCGCTGGAAATCTATTTGAAACTGGTGGCCTGCTGCCGCAAACTGCTGGACAACCTGCCCGAGCAGATTGATGTCGAAGTCTCCTTTGCGGAGCCGTTCGATTTCGTAGAAGCGCAAAACTATTTCGGAACCCGACCGTTCTTTTCACAGCAGTCAGAAGGGGACCTCGGCCAGCGAATGTGCGTGGCGGCTATTCGGGCGTTTCAGAGTGGAGCGCGGCGTGTTGTGTTGGTCGGCTCCGATTGCCCCGCTTTGACACCTGAGCATCTTTCGCAGGCATTTCGTATCTTGGAAGAGTATCCTATTGTGCTCGGTCCGGCGGCGGATGGCGGGTATTATCTGCTCGGGATGACGCAGATTGTTCCCGAACTTTTTGCGGAACTGCCGTGGAGCACTGAGCGGCTGCTGCCTGAGACGCTGGCGCGGCTCAAGCAGGCAGGGGTTCAACACAAACTTCTGCCTGTGCTCACCGACATTGACACCATCGAAGACTGGAAACGCTTCACAACAAACCCTTCGGAACTCTGA
- a CDS encoding acyltransferase: MILGIVQTDPVFGDIEGNQKQVERLLGDRKADLWVLPELALTGYEARGRSESLELAEELPNGPSAKWLQRLCRERNCHMVMGLIEREGDKVYNSSVFMGPNGEVGRYRKVHLYDKEVTRFDPGDLPFTVFDIGVARVGVMICFDWRFPEVMRTLALRGAQIVAHPSNLVLPNGQAAMVTRCFENNVFAATANRIGTEERDGRSVRFTGRSVIVGTQGELLASAEVTATDVLTVEIDPKLADNKTINPYNDTFKTRRVEFYQI; encoded by the coding sequence ATGATTCTCGGCATCGTGCAAACTGACCCCGTATTCGGGGACATCGAAGGTAATCAAAAACAAGTTGAGAGATTACTCGGAGATCGCAAGGCAGACCTGTGGGTGCTGCCGGAACTCGCTCTCACCGGCTATGAAGCACGGGGACGGAGCGAAAGTCTTGAATTGGCTGAAGAACTTCCCAACGGTCCCAGTGCGAAGTGGCTGCAGCGGCTTTGCCGCGAACGCAACTGCCACATGGTTATGGGGCTGATTGAACGGGAAGGAGATAAAGTCTATAACAGTTCTGTCTTCATGGGACCGAACGGCGAAGTGGGACGTTACCGGAAGGTTCACTTGTACGACAAGGAAGTCACACGCTTTGACCCCGGCGACCTGCCGTTTACCGTGTTTGATATCGGCGTTGCGCGCGTGGGCGTGATGATCTGCTTTGACTGGCGCTTCCCGGAAGTGATGCGCACGTTGGCGTTGCGCGGGGCGCAGATTGTCGCGCATCCGTCCAATCTGGTCCTGCCGAACGGTCAGGCCGCCATGGTGACGCGCTGCTTTGAGAATAACGTGTTTGCCGCGACGGCTAATCGGATCGGTACAGAGGAGCGTGACGGCCGTTCGGTGCGGTTCACCGGTCGCAGCGTAATTGTCGGAACACAGGGTGAACTGCTCGCGTCCGCCGAGGTCACTGCCACAGATGTGTTGACCGTTGAAATCGACCCGAAGCTTGCGGATAACAAAACCATCAACCCCTACAACGACACTTTCAAAACTCGCCGCGTGGAGTTTTACCAGATATAA
- a CDS encoding TVP38/TMEM64 family protein has translation MRSYAKHRWEKWAILVAMIAGLLYVFTAFPVGDWLQEQLEAIRRMGWLGYVWFVTLYVLLTVVWFPASILTLGAGAVFGIFKGTLLTIAGATLGAAASFLIGRYLVRETVVRRIAGNARFKAVDEAVGREGFKIVLLTRLSPVFPFVLLNYLYAITKVRLGDYVIASLIGMIPGTVLYVYLGSLAAMAATRTLPESNVRRIFTIVGLGLTIWVTVYVTRLARRALRDVEGKHA, from the coding sequence ATGCGCAGTTACGCCAAACATCGCTGGGAAAAGTGGGCGATTCTTGTGGCGATGATTGCCGGATTACTCTATGTTTTCACGGCATTTCCGGTTGGCGATTGGTTGCAGGAACAGCTTGAGGCTATTCGCAGGATGGGCTGGCTGGGATATGTATGGTTCGTGACTCTCTACGTTCTGCTTACCGTCGTTTGGTTTCCCGCCTCCATCCTCACCCTCGGAGCGGGCGCAGTCTTTGGAATCTTCAAGGGAACGCTGCTTACCATCGCAGGAGCAACACTCGGAGCCGCAGCAAGCTTTCTGATTGGACGGTATCTTGTTCGTGAGACCGTTGTTCGCCGGATTGCAGGCAATGCTCGCTTTAAGGCGGTGGATGAAGCGGTTGGACGCGAAGGCTTCAAAATCGTCTTGTTGACCAGACTCTCACCCGTGTTTCCGTTTGTTCTGTTGAACTACCTCTACGCAATCACAAAGGTTCGTCTGGGGGATTATGTGATAGCGTCACTTATTGGCATGATTCCCGGCACCGTGCTCTACGTATACCTCGGGTCGTTGGCTGCCATGGCCGCCACCCGAACATTACCGGAAAGTAATGTCCGCCGAATCTTTACGATCGTCGGCTTGGGACTGACCATTTGGGTCACAGTTTACGTTACGCGTTTAGCGCGGCGTGCGCTGCGCGACGTGGAAGGAAAGCACGCATGA
- a CDS encoding mercuric reductase: MSIPEDKLVWPEDRHNLELLAHVHPAEYPIPHPSGRYNLVVIGGGTAGLVTAAGAAALGAKVALIERNLLGGDCLNVGCVPSKALLRAARAAAEVRDAKRFGINVPSYSVNFADVMERMRKLRARIAAVDSVQTLKEKGVDVYFGEARFLNSSAIEVGGRKLNFARAVIASGARAAMPDIEEIESVEPLTNETLFGLTELPRRLAVIGAGPVGIEMAQAFARFGSVVTVYDLNERILHREDPDAAERVKKSLEKDGVRFRLGIRNMRCSNTAGQKVVHCEIGTHQVEDYFDQVLVGVGRVPNVEGMNLYAVHVEYDRDGIHVNDRLRTTNPHIYACGDVASRFKYTHAADALARIVIGNALFFGSHRASQLNIPWALYTDPEVAHVGVYDHSDDRHHLATIKLEFAHLDRAILDDADDGFIKITHDKRGQIKGATIVAPHAGELIGEVVVAMNHNVSLSGLASDIHPYPTQSEMLKKCGDLFRRTMLTPSVSRLLSNILKWRR, translated from the coding sequence ATGAGTATCCCTGAAGATAAGTTGGTTTGGCCGGAAGATAGGCACAATCTCGAATTGCTTGCTCACGTTCATCCCGCGGAGTATCCGATTCCTCACCCTTCAGGCCGCTACAATCTCGTGGTGATTGGCGGCGGCACGGCGGGATTAGTCACCGCTGCGGGAGCCGCGGCACTCGGTGCCAAGGTCGCATTGATCGAACGGAACCTGCTCGGCGGCGACTGTCTGAATGTCGGCTGTGTCCCTTCCAAGGCGCTGCTGCGCGCCGCACGTGCGGCGGCAGAGGTGCGCGACGCTAAACGCTTCGGCATCAACGTGCCGTCTTACTCCGTAAACTTCGCAGATGTCATGGAACGCATGAGAAAGCTGCGCGCGCGCATCGCAGCCGTCGACAGTGTTCAGACTCTCAAAGAAAAAGGCGTGGACGTCTACTTCGGAGAAGCCCGCTTTCTGAATTCCAGCGCAATCGAAGTCGGCGGCCGCAAATTGAATTTTGCCCGCGCCGTGATTGCCTCTGGCGCTCGTGCCGCGATGCCGGACATAGAGGAAATTGAGTCGGTTGAACCGCTCACGAATGAAACGCTCTTCGGACTCACCGAATTGCCGCGCCGACTTGCTGTGATAGGGGCGGGGCCGGTAGGAATCGAGATGGCGCAAGCCTTCGCCCGCTTCGGCAGCGTCGTGACTGTCTACGACCTGAACGAACGCATTCTGCACCGCGAAGACCCCGATGCCGCGGAACGTGTGAAGAAGTCTCTCGAAAAAGACGGCGTGCGCTTCCGCCTCGGAATTCGGAATATGCGCTGTTCCAATACAGCCGGGCAGAAAGTCGTGCACTGTGAGATTGGCACGCATCAGGTCGAAGACTATTTCGACCAGGTTCTCGTCGGAGTCGGCCGTGTGCCCAATGTAGAGGGTATGAATCTCTATGCCGTACATGTGGAATATGACCGCGACGGCATTCACGTCAACGACCGATTGCGCACGACAAATCCACACATCTACGCATGCGGGGACGTGGCGAGCCGTTTTAAATACACGCATGCCGCCGACGCGCTGGCCCGCATTGTCATCGGCAACGCGCTGTTTTTCGGTTCGCACCGCGCGAGTCAATTGAACATTCCGTGGGCACTCTATACCGACCCGGAAGTCGCCCACGTCGGCGTCTATGATCATTCCGATGACCGGCATCACCTCGCGACCATCAAACTTGAGTTTGCGCATCTCGATCGCGCAATACTTGACGATGCGGACGACGGCTTCATCAAAATCACGCATGACAAACGCGGACAAATCAAAGGCGCCACCATCGTCGCGCCGCATGCAGGCGAACTGATCGGCGAAGTGGTCGTCGCTATGAATCACAATGTATCACTCAGCGGGTTGGCGTCTGATATTCATCCGTATCCCACACAATCCGAAATGCTTAAGAAGTGCGGAGATCTCTTCAGGCGAACCATGCTCACACCGTCGGTCTCCAGACTCCTGAGCAATATCCTGAAGTGGCGCCGTTAA
- a CDS encoding glycosyltransferase: protein MPPARAIPHAKPWSDSLSVVIPTLNEAQRLPRLLEILNLETPKPEIIVVDGGSTDGTADFARPWADQVVETEPGRVDS from the coding sequence ATGCCGCCCGCAAGAGCCATCCCGCACGCCAAGCCTTGGTCTGATTCACTGAGCGTTGTCATCCCGACGCTGAACGAGGCGCAACGCCTGCCGCGCTTGCTGGAAATCCTCAATTTGGAAACCCCCAAGCCCGAGATTATCGTGGTGGACGGAGGGAGCACAGACGGCACGGCGGACTTTGCGCGGCCGTGGGCGGATCAGGTGGTGGAAACAGAGCCGGGTCGGGTCGACAGTTGA
- a CDS encoding DUF547 domain-containing protein, giving the protein MSRFVLAVLLAVCANGFAFDHTYADYQAILDRYVQAGEVDYAALKDNRASLDAFIASFADVSFEQYRAFTKSEQLAFLINLYNAAALQLIINHYPLGSIRDIGGFFSSPWNKKFVTLFGHEASLGMIEHDILRADFKEPRIHFAIVGAARGGPLLPSQAYLDHRMSSMLAQAERHFLTERPNENRFENGELRISPIFKWFRDDFGGDDGVRTLFQMYYPEVTKDTRIRYTDYDWSLNSRNNHAGD; this is encoded by the coding sequence ATGAGTAGGTTCGTGCTGGCTGTGCTGCTGGCCGTGTGCGCCAACGGCTTTGCGTTTGATCATACCTACGCAGACTATCAGGCTATTCTGGACAGGTATGTGCAGGCGGGCGAAGTGGACTATGCGGCACTCAAAGACAATCGAGCCAGCCTGGATGCTTTCATAGCCTCGTTTGCGGATGTGTCTTTCGAGCAATACCGCGCATTTACGAAGAGCGAGCAGTTGGCGTTTCTAATCAATCTTTACAACGCGGCAGCTTTGCAGCTGATCATCAATCACTATCCGCTCGGTTCGATCCGCGACATCGGTGGATTCTTTTCCAGTCCGTGGAACAAGAAGTTCGTCACACTGTTCGGTCACGAGGCATCGCTTGGGATGATCGAGCACGACATTCTGCGGGCGGATTTTAAGGAGCCGCGAATTCATTTCGCGATCGTTGGCGCGGCGCGCGGCGGTCCGCTGCTGCCATCGCAAGCGTATCTCGACCACCGCATGAGCAGTATGCTCGCGCAGGCGGAGCGGCACTTTCTGACCGAACGTCCGAACGAGAACCGGTTCGAGAACGGTGAACTGCGGATTTCTCCCATCTTCAAGTGGTTTCGCGATGACTTCGGAGGTGATGACGGAGTGCGCACGCTGTTTCAGATGTATTACCCTGAAGTAACGAAGGACACGCGGATTCGTTACACGGACTATGACTGGTCGCTGAACTCACGAAACAACCACGCCGGAGATTGA